In Candidatus Equadaptatus faecalis, the following are encoded in one genomic region:
- a CDS encoding DUF501 domain-containing protein: MPEKIIKDVSGPEEFSPPFFCTPLTGTDKKILLLNSASRNFDTGFVLGAAVRCKWGFPQVLACAPFMSDGTPFPTVFWLVCPYLDKRCAELETEHKIPVLEKELENNREAVEKWHKEYAELRRRLLSDSETKNIANCDAVMESFDKTGVGGINRLKKPCTAKCLHLQTATMLAWKHPAEAWLRMELGCTECPDSQCNCKLLAENILPE; encoded by the coding sequence ATGCCGGAAAAGATTATTAAGGACGTGTCCGGTCCGGAGGAGTTCTCTCCTCCGTTTTTTTGCACTCCTCTTACCGGAACCGACAAAAAAATCCTGCTTTTGAACAGCGCGTCGCGCAATTTTGACACGGGATTTGTGCTTGGCGCCGCTGTGCGCTGTAAATGGGGTTTCCCACAGGTGCTTGCGTGTGCTCCGTTTATGTCGGACGGCACGCCGTTTCCCACCGTTTTCTGGCTTGTGTGCCCGTATCTTGACAAACGCTGTGCGGAGCTTGAAACGGAACACAAAATACCCGTGCTTGAAAAAGAACTGGAAAACAACAGGGAAGCGGTTGAAAAATGGCATAAGGAATATGCGGAGCTTCGCAGAAGACTGCTTTCGGACAGCGAAACAAAAAATATCGCGAACTGTGACGCCGTAATGGAAAGCTTTGACAAAACGGGAGTAGGCGGCATAAACAGACTGAAAAAGCCCTGCACCGCAAAATGCCTGCACCTTCAGACAGCAACTATGCTTGCGTGGAAACACCCTGCCGAAGCGTGGCTGAGAATGGAACTGGGCTGTACGGAATGTCCTGATTCGCAGTGTAATTGCAAACTGTTGGCTGAAAATATCCTGCCTGAATAA
- a CDS encoding BMC domain-containing protein: MVYIPPDKEDEFKTKQQSEPRPGVARPNDEGKQRVIEEFVPGKQITMAHIIASPDAHLYQKLGLIDKKGALGIFTITPGEAAIIAADIATKAGNVKICFVDRFNGALIITGTVADVQASAQDINRILPELMGFTPTVITKT; this comes from the coding sequence ATGGTGTATATCCCTCCTGACAAGGAAGACGAATTCAAAACCAAGCAGCAGAGCGAACCCAGACCGGGCGTCGCAAGGCCTAATGACGAGGGCAAACAGCGCGTCATAGAAGAATTTGTCCCCGGCAAGCAGATTACAATGGCGCACATAATTGCGAGCCCCGACGCGCACCTGTATCAGAAACTCGGGCTCATCGACAAAAAAGGCGCTCTCGGAATTTTCACGATTACCCCGGGCGAGGCGGCTATAATCGCCGCTGATATCGCCACCAAAGCGGGCAACGTCAAAATTTGCTTTGTTGACCGTTTCAACGGTGCTTTGATTATAACCGGCACGGTTGCCGACGTTCAGGCGTCGGCTCAGGACATCAACAGAATTCTGCCGGAGCTTATGGGCTTTACCCCGACCGTTATTACCAAAACCTAA
- a CDS encoding S1 RNA-binding domain-containing protein yields MAEQTHEAKEVRIGETVTAKVEHVAAYGAFVRLAGGQKAMIHISELSHNYVKKVEDIIAVGQEVTAKVIKIDDKGRIDLSIKALQVREPLPQRGKPEDDFEKKLSNFMKFSDEKIADLNGKTKDPRASRMRRGGGYAGKDY; encoded by the coding sequence ATGGCGGAACAAACCCATGAAGCAAAGGAAGTCAGGATAGGCGAAACGGTAACGGCAAAGGTGGAACACGTTGCTGCTTACGGCGCTTTTGTGCGTCTTGCCGGCGGACAAAAGGCTATGATACACATATCGGAGCTTTCCCACAACTACGTGAAGAAGGTTGAAGATATCATAGCCGTAGGTCAGGAAGTAACGGCAAAGGTTATCAAAATTGACGACAAGGGGAGAATTGACCTTTCAATCAAGGCTCTGCAGGTCAGAGAGCCTTTGCCGCAGAGAGGAAAGCCGGAAGACGATTTTGAAAAGAAGCTTTCAAACTTTATGAAATTCAGCGACGAAAAAATTGCCGACCTCAACGGCAAGACTAAGGACCCGCGGGCATCCAGAATGCGGCGCGGCGGCGGATATGCCGGAAAAGATTATTAA
- a CDS encoding ethanolamine utilization protein EutP: MKKLILVGKTQCGKTTLTQRILNEDIKYHKTQALDLVGKFIYDTPGEYLEKKFYRGALFVAAAEADLMVFMQSAADKDTTYFPPMYSALFPKPIIGLVTKCDIATPEQIEAAKVALYEAGVPAEKVYVISSVTGEGFDVLLDEIGVTDEDIKEMREAERLKLLEEQE, from the coding sequence ATGAAAAAGCTTATCCTTGTCGGAAAAACACAGTGCGGTAAAACTACGCTGACCCAGCGCATACTGAATGAAGATATAAAATATCACAAAACGCAGGCGCTGGATCTTGTAGGAAAATTCATTTACGACACCCCCGGCGAATATCTCGAAAAGAAATTTTACAGAGGCGCTCTCTTTGTTGCCGCTGCAGAGGCGGATTTGATGGTGTTTATGCAGTCTGCCGCCGACAAAGACACTACCTATTTCCCGCCCATGTACAGCGCTCTTTTCCCGAAACCGATTATCGGCCTTGTAACGAAATGCGATATAGCAACGCCTGAGCAGATAGAAGCAGCCAAGGTTGCACTCTACGAAGCCGGAGTTCCCGCGGAAAAAGTGTACGTCATCAGCTCTGTCACGGGCGAGGGCTTTGACGTGCTTCTTGACGAAATAGGCGTTACCGACGAAGACATAAAAGAAATGCGCGAGGCAGAGCGCTTAAAACTGCTTGAGGAACAGGAATAA
- a CDS encoding tyrosine recombinase XerC, which yields MENIEEAIRAFTAYMKSRGRSENTLINYASDLEQFAGYLKGQGITKTAEIDRDSIRIFLSSILGVGSKKSSASRKLSAVRGFLKWLSLRGFIQSDPAEGLKGPKTDNSIPKAISYEDTVRLLTEGPDEGKNFMRDRLLLELMYGSGLRVSEAVGLNWDDIELDERMLRIVGKGSKERHVPFGSGVQRLLEDWAAATGGDGAVFKSGKCNADRLTVRTVHRIILKAGKKLGIYGISPHTLRHCFATHMLEHGAPMRVVQELLGHESIATTQKYLLITTEQIKKSYMQAHPRANG from the coding sequence CGATTTGGAGCAGTTCGCGGGGTATCTGAAAGGGCAGGGAATTACAAAGACTGCCGAAATTGACAGGGATTCGATAAGAATTTTCCTGAGCAGCATACTCGGTGTCGGTTCCAAAAAGAGTTCCGCTTCGCGCAAGCTTTCCGCCGTGCGGGGTTTCCTGAAATGGCTTTCCCTGAGGGGTTTTATCCAGAGCGACCCTGCCGAGGGGCTTAAGGGTCCGAAAACCGACAATTCCATACCGAAAGCCATATCGTATGAGGATACTGTGCGGCTGCTTACGGAAGGGCCGGACGAGGGCAAAAATTTTATGCGCGACAGGCTGCTTCTTGAGCTTATGTACGGCTCAGGTCTCCGCGTTTCGGAAGCTGTCGGGCTGAACTGGGACGATATTGAGCTTGACGAGCGGATGCTGCGCATTGTCGGTAAGGGAAGCAAGGAAAGGCACGTTCCGTTCGGAAGCGGCGTTCAGAGACTCTTGGAGGACTGGGCGGCGGCGACCGGCGGCGACGGCGCGGTTTTTAAGTCCGGTAAGTGCAATGCGGACAGGCTCACCGTCAGAACCGTGCACAGAATAATTCTCAAAGCCGGCAAAAAACTCGGCATATACGGAATTTCGCCGCATACGCTGAGGCACTGCTTTGCGACTCACATGCTTGAGCACGGGGCTCCTATGAGGGTGGTTCAGGAACTGCTCGGACACGAGAGCATAGCAACTACGCAGAAATATCTGCTTATCACGACGGAACAGATAAAGAAAAGCTACATGCAGGCTCATCCGCGTGCGAACGGATAG
- the codY gene encoding GTP-sensing pleiotropic transcriptional regulator CodY, with protein MQDLLEKTRIVSRELQSADVNSPVDYPRLARLMSDLSAANVYIVNTEGTILGHSFVSAYDCPIMDAILERALLPDQYVERLNRLRESVLNYSDHGFCAYDPKENCTYSNKHSIYVPINGSGIRLGTLILARFGCEFDTRDLVLAEYLGTVVGIEFLNERSKKIEEKGREQLVVQMAMRALSFSEVESMRCIMKDLKGREGIVVASSVADKAGVTRSVIVNALRKLSSAGIIESRSLGMKGTYIKVLRETFIDELGIKNRK; from the coding sequence ATGCAGGATCTGCTTGAAAAAACGAGGATAGTCAGCAGGGAGCTGCAGTCTGCCGACGTCAACAGTCCCGTAGATTATCCGAGACTTGCGAGGCTGATGTCCGACCTGTCAGCCGCGAACGTTTATATTGTAAATACCGAGGGCACGATACTAGGACATTCCTTTGTCAGCGCATACGACTGCCCTATTATGGACGCGATTTTGGAGAGGGCATTGCTGCCGGATCAGTACGTAGAACGTTTGAACAGATTGCGTGAGTCGGTTTTGAATTATTCTGACCACGGCTTCTGTGCTTACGACCCGAAAGAAAACTGTACCTATTCAAACAAACATTCAATCTACGTTCCCATAAACGGCTCCGGAATACGGCTGGGAACGCTTATCCTTGCCCGTTTCGGCTGCGAGTTTGACACGAGAGACCTTGTGCTTGCGGAATATCTCGGTACGGTTGTCGGGATAGAGTTCCTTAACGAGCGCAGCAAAAAAATCGAAGAAAAAGGCAGGGAGCAGCTTGTGGTTCAGATGGCGATGCGTGCGCTCTCTTTCTCCGAGGTTGAGTCAATGCGCTGCATAATGAAGGATTTGAAAGGCAGAGAGGGAATAGTTGTGGCAAGCTCCGTAGCTGATAAAGCCGGTGTTACGCGCAGCGTCATAGTCAACGCTCTGCGCAAGTTAAGCAGCGCCGGAATTATTGAAAGCCGCAGTCTCGGAATGAAAGGAACCTACATAAAGGTTCTCCGCGAAACATTTATTGACGAACTTGGCATAAAAAACAGAAAATAA
- a CDS encoding iron-containing alcohol dehydrogenase: MSTFVVGPKIYVGDGALPEVLKDRKCVFIVTDKFMHESGKVKCITDTLDAVGAKYCIFSDIKPDPDIEVVVSGMKLLLEHEADSVVALGGGSAIDTAKAIRYFVNLNKPVTEHCFFCVMPTTSGTGSEVSSYAVITDSAKQIKYPLEDERLLPDAAILDASLVVSVPPKTTADTGVDALTHAVEAFVSTNHAHCSDAMAEKAVKLICRNLHEAYIHPDNIEARTALHVASCLAGIAFNNAGLGLNHACAHAFGAKFHIPHGRACGIFMPYVMTFTAGCNKDLTGTAERYAELAAVLNLDKSTTRQGALSAIRAIRGLLKRIGIPDSIKDAGIDRREFDEKLDSMLDAALADATMETTPVKPTREDLRGLFKAAYNGVY, translated from the coding sequence ATGAGTACGTTTGTCGTGGGACCCAAGATATACGTAGGTGACGGAGCTCTGCCCGAAGTTCTTAAGGACAGAAAATGCGTGTTTATTGTCACGGACAAATTTATGCACGAAAGCGGCAAAGTCAAATGCATAACCGATACTTTGGACGCGGTAGGCGCCAAATACTGCATATTTTCCGACATTAAGCCTGACCCCGATATTGAGGTCGTCGTTTCCGGAATGAAGCTTCTGCTTGAGCATGAAGCGGACAGCGTTGTCGCTTTGGGCGGAGGTTCGGCAATAGATACCGCTAAGGCGATACGCTACTTTGTAAATCTCAACAAACCTGTGACGGAGCACTGTTTCTTCTGCGTTATGCCGACAACGAGCGGCACGGGCTCCGAAGTCAGCAGCTACGCGGTTATTACCGACAGCGCCAAGCAGATTAAATATCCGCTTGAAGACGAGAGGCTTTTGCCCGACGCGGCAATTCTTGACGCCTCTCTGGTCGTTTCCGTTCCGCCGAAAACAACGGCTGATACGGGCGTTGACGCACTCACGCACGCTGTTGAGGCGTTCGTTTCGACAAATCACGCGCACTGCTCGGACGCAATGGCTGAAAAAGCCGTTAAGCTTATCTGCAGAAACCTGCATGAAGCTTACATACATCCTGACAATATCGAGGCAAGAACAGCGCTTCACGTTGCCTCCTGCCTCGCCGGAATTGCGTTTAACAACGCAGGGCTCGGCTTGAACCATGCCTGTGCCCACGCGTTCGGCGCGAAGTTCCATATTCCGCACGGACGTGCCTGCGGTATTTTCATGCCGTACGTTATGACCTTCACGGCAGGCTGCAACAAAGACCTTACGGGAACGGCAGAACGCTACGCTGAGCTTGCCGCCGTCCTTAATTTGGACAAATCCACGACAAGACAAGGCGCACTGAGCGCCATACGCGCCATACGCGGACTTTTGAAGCGCATAGGTATTCCTGATTCCATAAAGGACGCCGGAATTGACCGCCGCGAATTTGACGAAAAGCTTGATTCCATGCTGGACGCCGCTCTTGCCGACGCGACCATGGAAACAACGCCGGTGAAACCGACGAGGGAAGACCTCAGGGGACTTTTCAAAGCGGCGTACAACGGCGTATATTAA